Proteins encoded together in one Mycobacterium noviomagense window:
- a CDS encoding enoyl-CoA hydratase-related protein, whose product MDLKETRERTIYEKQGAIARITLNWPEKANAQDQKLVEEMDAALADADRDYDVKVLIVKANGNGFCSGHAIGNNAVDYPEFVEGFKHTGTPWKPQTDLFVKPVLNLWEFSKPTIAQVHGYCVGGGTHYGLTTDIVIASDDAYFQYPPLQGFGMPSGECSIEPWVFMNWRRAAYYLYLAEIIDAQKALAIGLVNEVVPRDELESRVEAIARHIAQAPLTTLLATKANLKRAWELMGMRVHWQSSNDLVALASLSADVQALVQQVLKGKIKPSEMARRQAAASEAAESAQA is encoded by the coding sequence ATGGATTTGAAAGAGACTCGCGAGCGCACGATCTACGAAAAGCAAGGCGCCATCGCGCGTATCACGCTGAACTGGCCCGAAAAGGCCAACGCTCAAGACCAGAAGCTTGTCGAGGAGATGGACGCCGCGCTGGCCGACGCGGACCGCGACTACGACGTCAAGGTCCTGATCGTCAAGGCCAACGGCAACGGGTTCTGCTCGGGACACGCCATCGGCAACAACGCTGTCGACTATCCGGAATTTGTCGAGGGCTTCAAACACACCGGCACACCGTGGAAGCCGCAGACCGACCTTTTCGTCAAACCGGTGCTGAACTTGTGGGAGTTCTCCAAGCCGACGATCGCGCAGGTGCACGGCTACTGCGTCGGCGGCGGCACCCATTACGGGCTGACGACCGACATCGTCATCGCATCGGACGACGCCTACTTCCAGTACCCACCGCTGCAGGGTTTCGGCATGCCGTCCGGCGAATGCTCCATCGAGCCCTGGGTTTTCATGAACTGGCGGCGAGCGGCCTACTACCTTTACCTGGCGGAGATCATCGACGCCCAAAAAGCGCTCGCCATCGGTCTGGTCAACGAGGTGGTTCCCCGCGACGAACTCGAATCGCGTGTCGAGGCCATCGCCCGTCACATCGCCCAGGCTCCCTTGACGACACTCTTGGCGACGAAGGCAAACCTCAAGCGGGCCTGGGAGCTGATGGGCATGCGGGTGCATTGGCAGAGCTCCAACGACCTGGTAGCGCTTGCGTCGCTGAGCGCCGACGTGCAGGCCCTGGTGCAGCAGGTACTCAAAGGCAAGATTAAACCCTCCGAGATGGCCCGCCGCCAGGCAGCGGCGTCAGAAGCAGCGGAATCCGCGCAGGCGTAA
- a CDS encoding lipoyl domain-containing protein, whose product MGDFVIRIPRVSVAVSEAELVELLVENGQHVEEGAPIYVIATEKAEQEIEAGASGIVQWTADVGATYDIGAQIGVIKSEERAWI is encoded by the coding sequence GTGGGTGACTTCGTGATTCGCATTCCGCGGGTCTCCGTCGCCGTGTCCGAGGCCGAACTCGTCGAACTGCTCGTCGAAAACGGCCAACACGTCGAGGAAGGCGCGCCGATCTATGTCATCGCGACCGAGAAGGCAGAACAAGAGATCGAGGCCGGTGCATCGGGCATCGTGCAATGGACGGCAGACGTCGGCGCCACCTACGACATCGGCGCCCAGATCGGCGTGATCAAATCGGAGGAGAGGGCATGGATTTGA
- a CDS encoding alpha-ketoacid dehydrogenase subunit beta produces the protein MDEKEMTMREALNLALDQALEADERVFLLGEDIADPGASGPTAGLSTKYGSDRVLDTPISEAAIVGAAIGAAIDGLLPVAEIMIMDFIGIAADQLINNAAKLRFMTGGRTTAPITVRTQVYGGLATGATHSQTLEAWFMHIPGMKVIVPSTPRDGKGLLTSAIFDEDPCLFVETIRLQSQRGSVPVDPGFAIPLGRAEIKRPGADVTLISYGRSVHDALAAAAGLQEQDISAEVVDLRTLVPLDVETMCESARRTRRAVIVHDAVRFGGPGAEIAAILQSELFGELAAPIERVGARFVPNPAAPALESQVYPSPDRIVAAAQRTFRSVSARG, from the coding sequence ATGGACGAGAAAGAGATGACGATGCGCGAGGCGCTGAACCTCGCGCTCGACCAGGCGCTGGAAGCCGACGAGCGAGTGTTCTTGCTGGGCGAGGACATCGCCGATCCCGGGGCGAGCGGCCCGACCGCGGGGCTTTCGACGAAATACGGCAGCGACCGCGTGCTCGACACGCCAATCTCCGAGGCCGCGATCGTCGGGGCGGCGATCGGTGCGGCGATCGACGGCCTGTTACCGGTGGCCGAGATCATGATCATGGATTTCATCGGGATTGCCGCCGACCAATTGATCAACAACGCCGCCAAGTTGCGATTCATGACCGGCGGACGCACGACGGCGCCGATCACGGTGCGCACCCAGGTGTACGGCGGACTGGCCACCGGTGCGACGCATTCCCAAACGCTGGAAGCGTGGTTCATGCACATTCCCGGGATGAAGGTGATCGTGCCGTCCACTCCGCGCGACGGCAAAGGCCTGCTGACATCGGCGATCTTCGACGAGGACCCCTGCTTGTTCGTCGAGACGATCCGCTTGCAAAGCCAACGCGGTTCGGTGCCTGTCGATCCCGGCTTCGCGATCCCGCTCGGTCGCGCCGAGATCAAGCGACCCGGTGCCGACGTGACCTTGATCAGCTACGGGCGCAGCGTGCACGACGCGCTCGCGGCCGCGGCCGGCCTGCAGGAGCAGGACATCAGCGCCGAGGTCGTCGACTTGCGCACGCTGGTACCACTCGACGTCGAGACGATGTGCGAGTCCGCCCGCCGCACGCGCCGAGCAGTTATCGTCCACGACGCCGTCCGGTTCGGTGGTCCCGGTGCCGAGATCGCAGCGATCCTGCAATCCGAATTGTTCGGTGAGCTCGCCGCACCCATCGAACGGGTGGGTGCCAGATTCGTCCCCAACCCGGCAGCCCCCGCGCTCGAGTCGCAGGTGTACCCGTCGCCGGACCGGATCGTGGCCGCGGCGCAGCGCACCTTTCGGTCGGTGAGCGCGCGTGGGTGA
- a CDS encoding thiamine pyrophosphate-dependent dehydrogenase E1 component subunit alpha has protein sequence MEPSASGEVPPDIKRRIYELMVLMKAADDRLSKGISTGEFMCVYWPARGQEAIGAAMGVALREDDQLVTTYRGLHDLIGKGVPLEEIYGEMMGRVVGAGRGKGGTMHIAKPDTGVMFSTGIVGAGLPVAVGLAMAARRKRIDRVTVVSFGDGATNTGSFHEAANMAALWDLPMVLVCQNNRYAEMTPTEHTMKLERVADRAAGYGMPGVRVDGNDPLAVKSALDQALARARRGDGPTLLECVTFRFRGHYFGDRMPYIPKDQLAAAMAADPVPRFRSRLAETGICGDDELDRIEREAADTVEAALRTVMSAEPATVEELERDVYADPIGIPV, from the coding sequence ATGGAACCGTCGGCGTCGGGAGAGGTGCCTCCGGACATCAAACGGCGCATCTATGAGTTGATGGTGCTGATGAAGGCGGCCGACGACCGGCTGTCCAAGGGCATCAGCACCGGCGAGTTCATGTGCGTGTACTGGCCCGCGCGCGGACAGGAGGCTATCGGCGCGGCGATGGGTGTCGCGCTGAGGGAGGACGACCAGTTGGTGACGACCTACCGGGGGCTGCACGACCTGATCGGCAAGGGCGTGCCCCTCGAAGAGATCTACGGCGAGATGATGGGCCGCGTCGTCGGCGCCGGCCGCGGCAAGGGCGGCACCATGCACATCGCCAAGCCTGACACGGGTGTCATGTTCTCGACCGGAATCGTCGGTGCCGGACTGCCGGTGGCCGTGGGCCTGGCGATGGCGGCCAGGCGCAAAAGGATCGACCGAGTCACCGTCGTCAGCTTCGGCGACGGCGCAACCAACACCGGTTCATTTCACGAGGCGGCGAATATGGCCGCGTTGTGGGACCTGCCGATGGTGCTCGTGTGCCAGAACAACCGCTACGCCGAGATGACGCCGACCGAACACACGATGAAGCTCGAGCGCGTTGCCGATCGGGCCGCCGGCTACGGCATGCCGGGCGTCCGCGTCGACGGAAACGACCCGCTCGCCGTGAAATCGGCGCTCGACCAAGCGTTAGCCCGGGCCCGCCGCGGTGACGGCCCGACGTTGCTGGAGTGCGTGACATTCCGCTTCCGCGGTCACTACTTCGGTGACCGGATGCCGTACATCCCCAAGGATCAGCTTGCCGCGGCGATGGCTGCCGACCCGGTGCCGCGGTTCCGCAGCCGTCTCGCCGAAACCGGCATCTGCGGCGATGACGAGCTCGACCGGATCGAGCGCGAGGCCGCCGACACCGTTGAAGCGGCGTTGCGGACCGTCATGAGCGCCGAGCCGGCCACGGTCGAGGAGCTCGAGCGCGACGTCTACGCCGATCCGATCGGGATCCCCGTATGA
- a CDS encoding mycofactocin-coupled SDR family oxidoreductase, with protein sequence MGRVTGKVALISGAARGQGRSHARMLAAEGADIIAVDLCADIETNEYPLARPEDLDETARLVEKEGQRALTAVADVRDRAALSEAIDRGVAEFSRLDIVVANAGICPLTAGLPPQAFADAVDVDLVGVINLVHASLKHLQAGASIIVTGSVAAFMASMNTSGIDGGPGGAGYAFAKQVVAHYVNDFALQLAPKFIRMNAIHPTNCNTDMLHSPPMYRAFRPDLQHPTREDAELSFPLIQAMPIPYVEPEDISEAVVFLASDAARYITGQQLRVDAGGFLKVKPWSGV encoded by the coding sequence ATGGGCAGGGTGACGGGCAAGGTGGCGCTGATCAGCGGAGCCGCGCGCGGTCAGGGACGTTCGCACGCGCGGATGCTTGCCGCGGAGGGAGCCGACATCATCGCGGTAGACCTCTGCGCCGACATCGAAACCAACGAGTATCCGCTGGCCCGCCCAGAGGATCTCGACGAGACGGCCAGGCTCGTCGAGAAAGAAGGACAGCGCGCGCTGACCGCGGTCGCCGATGTTCGCGACCGGGCGGCTCTGTCCGAGGCGATCGATCGCGGCGTCGCCGAGTTCAGCCGACTGGACATCGTGGTGGCCAACGCCGGCATCTGCCCACTGACCGCGGGACTGCCACCGCAGGCCTTCGCCGATGCCGTCGATGTGGACCTGGTCGGCGTGATCAACCTGGTGCACGCCAGCCTCAAGCACCTACAAGCCGGCGCGTCGATAATCGTGACCGGATCGGTAGCGGCGTTCATGGCGTCGATGAACACCAGCGGTATCGACGGCGGACCAGGCGGAGCCGGTTATGCCTTCGCCAAACAGGTTGTCGCACATTATGTTAACGACTTCGCGCTACAACTGGCGCCGAAGTTTATCCGGATGAACGCGATCCATCCGACGAACTGCAACACCGATATGCTGCACAGCCCGCCGATGTACCGGGCTTTTCGGCCCGACCTGCAGCACCCGACCCGTGAAGACGCGGAGCTGTCGTTCCCGCTGATCCAGGCGATGCCGATTCCCTACGTCGAACCCGAGGACATCAGCGAGGCCGTGGTGTTTCTCGCCAGCGATGCGGCCCGCTACATCACCGGCCAGCAGCTGCGCGTTGACGCCGGCGGCTTCCTCAAAGTCAAGCCCTGGTCGGGGGTGTGA
- a CDS encoding CaiB/BaiF CoA transferase family protein — protein sequence MSGVLSGVRVVELASWTYVPAAGVALADWGADVVKVESVASGDPGRALVIGWFTRQAARADTDFILELSNRGKRSIALDLKTETGREIFGRLLAQADVLLTNWLPAALERARLTVEDIRAFNPNIIIARGTGLGVRGPDRDRGGFDAATYLARGGVAYTLTPFGTEYPAVQGPAFGDLQAGITLAGGICGALFHRERTGEPTIVDSSLLAQAMWSIAPSISVADLFDIDGIPGAPPGLAINPLVNRYKTKDGRWIQLVFLQPDKFWVGFCKRIGLPELATDERFVPSSNLVANAAAATGVIAAKFAEYDLDHWRRALADEPGVWAPLATPREVLNEPQAKPNGYLVTNRDDHGVEYEIVAAPVQFDETPPPPARAPEHGQHTEEILLELGYDWDDIVKAKDSGATF from the coding sequence ATGTCAGGCGTACTCAGTGGTGTCCGGGTCGTCGAGCTGGCGTCGTGGACCTATGTACCGGCCGCTGGTGTGGCGCTGGCGGACTGGGGCGCGGATGTCGTCAAGGTCGAGAGCGTCGCCAGCGGCGACCCGGGGCGAGCCCTCGTCATCGGGTGGTTCACCCGGCAAGCCGCGCGTGCCGACACTGACTTCATTCTCGAGTTGAGCAACCGCGGCAAGCGCAGCATCGCATTGGATCTCAAGACCGAAACCGGTCGCGAGATCTTCGGCCGGCTCCTGGCCCAAGCTGACGTGCTGCTCACCAATTGGCTGCCCGCAGCGCTGGAGCGGGCCCGCCTGACAGTCGAGGACATCCGCGCATTCAACCCGAACATCATCATCGCCCGCGGAACGGGGTTGGGGGTGCGCGGACCTGACCGTGACAGGGGCGGGTTCGACGCCGCCACCTACCTGGCTCGGGGCGGCGTGGCTTACACGCTCACACCGTTCGGAACGGAGTATCCGGCCGTTCAGGGCCCCGCGTTCGGCGACCTGCAGGCCGGAATCACGTTGGCCGGCGGTATTTGCGGGGCACTATTTCATCGGGAGCGCACCGGCGAGCCCACGATCGTGGATTCCTCACTGTTGGCACAGGCAATGTGGAGTATCGCGCCCTCGATTTCGGTCGCCGACCTGTTCGATATCGACGGGATCCCCGGCGCACCGCCAGGATTGGCGATAAACCCGCTCGTCAATAGATACAAGACCAAGGACGGCCGGTGGATCCAGTTGGTCTTTCTGCAACCCGACAAGTTCTGGGTCGGCTTCTGCAAGCGGATAGGGCTGCCCGAATTGGCCACCGACGAGCGCTTCGTGCCGTCGTCGAATCTGGTGGCCAATGCAGCTGCGGCGACAGGGGTGATAGCTGCCAAATTCGCCGAATACGACCTAGACCACTGGCGCCGCGCGCTGGCAGATGAACCGGGAGTCTGGGCCCCGCTGGCCACTCCGCGCGAGGTGCTCAATGAGCCGCAGGCCAAACCCAACGGCTATCTGGTCACCAACAGGGACGACCACGGTGTCGAGTACGAAATAGTAGCCGCCCCAGTTCAATTCGATGAAACACCGCCACCGCCTGCCCGGGCACCCGAGCACGGTCAGCACACCGAGGAAATACTGCTCGAGCTCGGTTACGACTGGGACGACATCGTCAAGGCCAAGGACAGCGGCGCAACCTTCTAG
- a CDS encoding acyl-CoA dehydrogenase family protein codes for MTDNGSAPAGESVAQFRARARAWLAANMPRIDPASPPAANRDDERSWQRARELQKRLYEGGFAGICFPREYGGLGLDYEYQKAFNEESIDYEMPLILNTPTFTICCATLLDTASEEQKKQHIAAALRGDEVLVQLLSEPSGGSDLAGVMTRAERRGDRWVINGAKTWSTSAFAADYGLCLARTNWDVPKHEGLTMFLVPIAHPGITLRRITQLNGSTEFCEEFLDNVEVGDDAVVGEVDNGWTVASRQLYHERRAVGQGSEFASGSGSEGGRSTPVDFIALATKTRQADNERVREMAGRVLVHRAVSDQLAEHVYRSVLEGTLPPAAGTLIRLFHSDTVTLDMDTALAIAGTAGVVGAEGEGLEHGLRYLSRQTVAIGGGTTEMARNVIGERVLGFPREYAADRGVPFKQVRHGKSD; via the coding sequence ATGACAGACAACGGGTCGGCGCCCGCCGGCGAATCGGTCGCGCAGTTCCGCGCCCGGGCCCGAGCGTGGCTGGCCGCCAACATGCCGCGGATCGACCCGGCCTCACCGCCTGCGGCTAACCGCGACGATGAACGCTCCTGGCAGCGGGCGCGCGAACTGCAAAAGCGGCTCTACGAAGGCGGATTCGCCGGGATCTGCTTCCCACGCGAATACGGCGGCCTCGGGCTGGATTACGAATATCAGAAGGCGTTCAACGAGGAAAGCATCGACTATGAGATGCCGCTGATCCTCAACACGCCGACGTTCACCATATGTTGTGCCACGCTGCTTGACACCGCTAGCGAGGAACAGAAAAAGCAACACATCGCCGCGGCATTGCGCGGCGACGAGGTGCTGGTGCAACTGCTGTCTGAGCCCAGCGGCGGATCGGATCTGGCCGGCGTGATGACCCGCGCTGAGCGCCGCGGGGACCGCTGGGTGATCAATGGCGCAAAGACATGGAGCACCAGTGCGTTCGCGGCGGACTACGGATTGTGTTTGGCCCGCACCAACTGGGATGTGCCCAAACATGAGGGCCTGACCATGTTCCTGGTGCCGATCGCCCATCCGGGAATCACGTTGCGGCGCATCACCCAACTCAACGGGTCTACCGAGTTCTGTGAGGAGTTCCTCGATAACGTTGAGGTCGGTGACGACGCGGTTGTCGGCGAGGTGGACAACGGCTGGACGGTCGCGTCGCGACAGCTCTACCACGAGCGTCGCGCGGTGGGTCAAGGTTCGGAATTCGCCAGCGGCAGCGGCAGTGAGGGCGGTCGCTCGACACCGGTGGATTTCATTGCGCTGGCCACCAAGACCAGGCAGGCCGACAACGAACGGGTGCGCGAGATGGCCGGCCGGGTGCTGGTCCACCGCGCGGTCAGCGACCAGCTTGCCGAGCATGTGTACCGCAGCGTACTCGAGGGCACGCTGCCGCCGGCCGCCGGCACATTGATCCGGCTCTTCCACTCGGACACCGTGACCTTGGACATGGACACCGCGCTGGCTATTGCGGGTACGGCCGGTGTAGTCGGCGCAGAGGGAGAGGGCTTGGAGCATGGGCTGCGCTACTTGTCCCGGCAGACGGTTGCCATAGGCGGCGGCACCACGGAGATGGCCCGCAATGTCATCGGGGAACGTGTGCTGGGCTTCCCGCGAGAATACGCCGCTGATCGCGGTGTGCCGTTCAAGCAGGTGCGGCACGGTAAATCGGACTGA
- a CDS encoding acyl-CoA dehydrogenase family protein, which translates to MTTVESPEKALFASTTRAFLQKEAPLTYVRELHAAGVSFDRGWWRRAAKLGWTGLLVPVELGGGAISGSGIADLAMVAGLIGKTVAPGPLYPVSTVLCALVECGEHDARAATIESLISGETVASWAVYEPGQGWAPLEPSVTATPHNSGYRIDGVKDRVEAGAQSDMLLVVTRSDDDQVRQFLVPTTAPGVRIEPQPSVDLVKQYARVHFDGVEVERSAVVGKPGETTALIERQSQIAQVLQCAEVVGILQTVFDFTVKWALDRHTFGRPLASYQALKHRFADMKTWLEACRATAGAAVAAVAERSPEAGLLASIAKSYVGEKAPAIVQDCVQMHGGIGVTWEHDLHLYLRRVVLYRSMFGTPEEHNLRVYAWKESSR; encoded by the coding sequence ATGACGACGGTCGAGTCCCCCGAGAAGGCGCTCTTCGCCTCGACCACTCGGGCGTTCCTCCAAAAGGAAGCGCCGCTGACATACGTGCGCGAACTGCACGCGGCGGGAGTGTCGTTCGACCGAGGGTGGTGGCGGCGGGCTGCGAAGTTGGGGTGGACAGGCCTGCTCGTTCCCGTGGAGTTGGGTGGCGGCGCAATCTCCGGCAGCGGTATTGCCGATCTGGCCATGGTGGCCGGACTGATCGGGAAGACGGTGGCGCCCGGACCGCTGTATCCGGTCAGCACCGTGCTGTGCGCATTGGTCGAGTGCGGTGAGCATGATGCGCGCGCTGCCACCATCGAATCGCTGATCTCCGGCGAGACGGTGGCTTCATGGGCGGTCTACGAGCCTGGCCAGGGGTGGGCGCCGCTGGAGCCGTCGGTCACCGCCACGCCGCACAACTCGGGGTACCGCATCGACGGCGTCAAAGACCGCGTGGAGGCGGGCGCTCAGAGCGACATGTTGTTGGTGGTGACGCGCAGCGACGACGATCAGGTTCGCCAGTTTCTGGTTCCGACGACCGCGCCCGGGGTTCGGATTGAACCGCAGCCGTCGGTCGATCTGGTCAAACAGTACGCACGTGTGCATTTCGACGGGGTAGAAGTCGAGCGCTCCGCGGTTGTCGGCAAACCCGGCGAGACTACCGCACTGATTGAGCGGCAGAGCCAGATTGCGCAGGTGCTGCAGTGCGCCGAGGTAGTCGGAATCCTGCAGACGGTGTTCGACTTCACGGTCAAGTGGGCGCTGGACCGGCACACGTTCGGGCGTCCGTTGGCGTCGTACCAAGCGCTTAAACACCGTTTCGCCGACATGAAGACCTGGCTGGAAGCGTGTCGCGCAACGGCAGGGGCTGCGGTGGCGGCGGTCGCCGAACGCTCACCGGAGGCGGGGTTGTTGGCCAGCATCGCCAAGTCCTATGTCGGGGAAAAAGCCCCCGCGATTGTTCAGGACTGTGTGCAGATGCACGGCGGCATCGGCGTCACCTGGGAACACGACCTACACCTGTATCTACGACGGGTTGTGTTGTACCGCTCCATGTTCGGCACACCGGAGGAACACAACCTGCGGGTGTATGCGTGGAAGGAATCGTCGCGATGA
- a CDS encoding alpha/beta hydrolase: MTTETNRTRPQGLSRIDPALRDAAAKLDIVEFSTESLPAERDRFNGLAADRAAAVDTGGVAIDSPSITGPGGARLDLRLYRGLTKSAAPLVLYAHGGAFVTGNLHTDHAHCVALARAAGCLVVSVDYRLAPENPCPAALDDVQAAFRYAIDNSARLDADGSRVAVMGRDAGAALVASLAQRTFDEEGPPIRVQILHQPMLDSDATPSRREFQRTPGLNGRAVSRAWGHYLGHSVAKAHHVPAHRANLEGLPPAFISCAEIDPCRDEAIDYANRLLHAYVHTELHVVAATFHGFDSTVPEWVVSRESSALHAQVLRRAFAV, encoded by the coding sequence ATGACGACCGAGACGAATCGCACACGGCCGCAAGGCCTTAGCAGAATCGACCCGGCACTTCGCGACGCCGCGGCCAAGCTCGACATTGTCGAGTTCAGCACCGAGTCGCTGCCCGCCGAACGCGACAGATTTAACGGATTGGCCGCAGACCGCGCCGCAGCTGTCGACACCGGCGGTGTCGCCATCGACTCTCCCTCGATCACCGGGCCCGGCGGCGCGCGGCTGGACCTTCGGCTCTACCGCGGTCTCACCAAGTCCGCGGCGCCGCTGGTCCTGTACGCTCACGGCGGCGCGTTCGTGACCGGGAATCTCCACACCGACCACGCGCACTGTGTGGCGTTGGCCCGAGCCGCCGGGTGCCTCGTGGTGTCGGTCGACTACCGGCTCGCGCCGGAAAACCCCTGCCCGGCCGCGCTCGACGATGTGCAGGCCGCGTTCCGCTACGCCATTGACAACTCTGCTCGCCTCGACGCGGACGGCAGCCGGGTGGCGGTCATGGGCCGCGATGCGGGCGCCGCGCTGGTCGCCAGCCTGGCACAGCGCACGTTCGACGAGGAGGGCCCACCGATCCGGGTGCAGATCCTGCACCAGCCGATGCTCGACTCCGATGCCACGCCGTCGCGGCGGGAATTTCAGCGCACGCCCGGCCTCAACGGTCGAGCGGTCAGCCGGGCCTGGGGCCATTACCTCGGCCACAGTGTCGCCAAAGCCCACCATGTCCCGGCGCATCGGGCAAATCTGGAAGGGCTGCCGCCGGCGTTTATCAGTTGTGCGGAGATCGACCCGTGTCGAGACGAAGCCATCGATTACGCCAACCGGCTCCTGCACGCCTACGTGCATACCGAACTGCACGTGGTCGCCGCGACATTTCATGGCTTCGATTCGACGGTGCCGGAATGGGTGGTCTCCCGGGAAAGCAGCGCCCTGCATGCTCAGGTGCTTCGTCGCGCGTTCGCGGTGTAG
- a CDS encoding cytochrome P450: MTISADQHGQSVTLDTTGETSPYPFFEYMRRTEPVWHGTLMDHSKVPPELVPHDEWVLFDYDSVFQAFRDDRMFSSQGYDQTIGLVMGHTILAMGGKEHHDHRNLVAKAFRATALERWEPSVIGPVCDQLVDEFKNEGTADLVKALTFEFPTRIISTLLGLPPEDLALFRRLSFDLISIPVDIEAGLRASIELHDYFLNQVEQRRRKSTDDIIGDLVSAEIEGEKLTDEAIIAFLRLLLPAGLETTYRSSGNLLYLLLTHPEQLAMVYQDRSLIPNAVEEGLRYETPLTTVVRTTTQEVEMRGKTIPSGAQVDLCMGSANRDESRWYEPNKFDIRRPRQAHIAFAGGIHMCLGMHLARLETRVMLNSLLDRVSDLALVPDEDARIVGLTFRSPNRLPVTFTPAA, from the coding sequence ATGACGATCAGCGCCGACCAGCACGGCCAATCCGTCACGCTCGACACGACGGGTGAGACCAGCCCCTATCCATTCTTCGAATACATGAGGCGCACGGAGCCGGTATGGCACGGGACTCTGATGGACCATTCCAAGGTGCCGCCCGAACTGGTGCCACACGACGAGTGGGTCTTGTTCGATTACGACAGCGTGTTCCAAGCATTCCGTGACGACCGGATGTTCAGTTCTCAGGGCTACGATCAGACAATCGGACTGGTGATGGGCCACACCATCTTGGCGATGGGCGGCAAAGAGCATCACGACCACCGCAACCTGGTGGCCAAGGCGTTTCGGGCTACCGCGCTTGAGCGCTGGGAGCCGTCCGTCATCGGGCCCGTCTGCGATCAGCTGGTCGACGAGTTCAAGAACGAAGGCACCGCCGACCTGGTGAAGGCGTTGACGTTCGAATTTCCGACCCGCATCATCTCCACTCTGCTCGGGCTTCCCCCAGAGGATCTCGCTTTGTTCCGGCGGCTGTCGTTCGACCTGATTTCCATTCCGGTCGACATCGAGGCGGGACTGAGAGCGTCCATCGAGCTACACGACTATTTCCTCAATCAGGTGGAGCAACGACGCCGCAAGAGCACCGACGACATCATCGGTGACCTGGTCAGCGCCGAAATCGAAGGTGAGAAGCTAACCGACGAGGCCATCATCGCGTTTTTGCGGCTGCTGTTACCCGCCGGGCTGGAAACCACCTACCGCTCGTCAGGCAATCTGCTCTACCTGCTGCTGACTCATCCCGAGCAGTTGGCGATGGTCTACCAAGACCGGTCATTGATCCCCAACGCGGTCGAGGAGGGTCTGCGTTACGAAACACCGCTCACCACGGTCGTGCGCACCACCACTCAAGAGGTCGAAATGCGCGGCAAGACAATCCCTTCCGGCGCACAAGTCGACTTGTGCATGGGATCGGCCAACCGCGACGAAAGCCGCTGGTATGAACCCAACAAGTTCGACATCCGCCGGCCGCGCCAGGCCCACATCGCCTTCGCCGGCGGAATCCACATGTGCCTCGGTATGCACCTTGCCCGGCTGGAAACCCGGGTAATGCTCAACAGCTTGCTCGACCGGGTATCCGACCTTGCATTGGTGCCCGACGAGGACGCCAGGATCGTCGGGCTTACCTTCCGGTCGCCCAACAGGCTTCCGGTCACGTTTACACCGGCGGCATGA